From the Gymnogyps californianus isolate 813 chromosome 2, ASM1813914v2, whole genome shotgun sequence genome, one window contains:
- the PDSS1 gene encoding all trans-polyprenyl-diphosphate synthase PDSS1, translating to MALRWWWRCGASSRRAPPLGSLPRLRPPGPGSCTPPPPAPSAAMCHFTQRSSTLSFPKICNIFWRFHHTSTSHLCSCSKTVSDEKYRDPFQLGRKDLKNLYEDIKKELLVSTAELKEMCDYYFDGKGKAFRPMIVVLMARACNIHHNNSREVQASQRSVAIIAEMIHTASLVHDDVIDDANSRRGKMTVNQIWGERKAVLAGDFILSAASVALARIGNATIISVLTQVIEDLVRGEFLQLGSKENENERFAHYLEKTFKKTASLIANSCKAVSILGCPDPKVHEIAYQYGKNVGIAFQLIDDVLDFTSCADHLGKPTAADLKLGLATGPVLFACRQFPEMNAMIMRRFSKPGDVERARKYVLQSDGVQQTTYLAQRYCHEATREISKLRPSPEREALIQLTEMVLMRDK from the exons ATGGCGTTGCGCTGGTGGTGGCGGTGCGGCGCCTCCTCCCGCCGGGCTCCGCCGCTCGGGTCCCTGCCGCGCCTCCGCCCGCCGGGACCCGGCTCCTgcaccccgccgccgccggcccccaGCGCAGCG ATGTGTCACTTTACCCAAAGAAGTTCAACTTTGTCATTTccaaaaatatgtaatatattttgGCG GTTTCATCATACAAGTACATCCCACTTGTGCAGCTGCAGTAAGACAGTTAGTGATGAAAAATACCGAGACCCTTTTCAACTTGGTCGAAAAGACTTGAAGAATCTctatgaagatattaaaaag gAATTACTTGTATCTACAGCAGAACTTAAGGAAATGTGTGATTATTACTTCGATGGTAAAGGAAAGGCCTTTCGACCAATGATTGTGGTGCTAATGGCAAGGGCTTGCAACATTCACCATAATAATTCCAG ggaGGTGCAAGCAAGCCAGCGCTCTGTGGCCATAATTGCTGAGATGATCCACACAGCTAGCCTAGTTCATGATGATGTTATTGATGATGCAAATTCTCGCAGAGGAAAAATGACAGTCAATCAAatctggggagagaggaag gCTGTCCTAGCTGGTGACTTCATCCTCTCAGCTGCTTCCGTAGCTTTAGCACGAATTGGAAATGCTACTATCATCTCCGTTCTAACTCAGGTGATTGAAGATCTGGTGCGTG GTGAATTCCTCCAGTTGGGTTCcaaggaaaatgagaatgagAGATTTGCTCACTACCTCGAGAAGACTTTTAAGAAGACTGCGAGTCTTATAGCAAACAGTTGTAAAGCA gtttcaATTCTAGGCTGCCCTGATCCCAAAGTTCATGAGATTGCATACCAGTATGGAAAAAATGTTGGCATAGCTTTTCAG ctAATAGATGATGTGCTGGATTTTACATCGTGTGCCGACCATCTGGGGAAACCAACAGCAGCAGATCTCAAGCTTGGATTAGCCACAGGCCCTGTCTTATTTGCTTGTCGACAG TTTCCAGAAATGAATGCTATGATAATGAGACGATTCAGTAAGCCAGGAGACGTTGAACGTGCTCGGAAATATGTGTTGCAG AGTGATGGTGTGCAGCAAACAACCTACCTCGCCCAGCGCTACTGCCATGAAGCTACAAGAGAGATCAGTAAACTACGGCCATCCCCTGAAAGAGAAGCCCTCATTCAACTGACGGAAATGGTACTCATGCGAGACAAGTGA